Proteins from a single region of Ensifer adhaerens:
- a CDS encoding glutamine amidotransferase has protein sequence MPMPDASSRKPVLIVLHQERSSAGRVGQILEQKGFRLDIRRPALGDELPPTLEHHSGTIIFGGPMSANDEEEFVRREIDWLSVPLKENKPYLGICLGAQMLARNLGGSVAPHHQGMTEIGWYPLVATEAGRALMDWPAMVYHFHREGFDLPTGAELLATGDTYPNQAFRYGDNAWGIQFHGELTRAMMHRWVVHGAHRFEMPGAQVGKAHLDGRMQHDGPLRTWMENFLELIFLRDERPKAIPGKG, from the coding sequence ATGCCGATGCCCGACGCAAGCTCCCGAAAACCAGTCCTGATCGTGCTGCATCAGGAGCGGTCGAGTGCCGGCCGTGTCGGCCAGATTCTGGAGCAGAAGGGCTTTCGGCTCGACATCCGCCGGCCGGCACTGGGTGACGAGCTGCCACCGACCCTGGAACATCACAGTGGCACGATCATCTTCGGCGGCCCGATGAGCGCCAATGACGAGGAAGAGTTCGTTCGCCGCGAGATCGACTGGCTTTCGGTCCCGCTCAAGGAGAACAAGCCCTATCTCGGCATCTGCCTCGGCGCCCAGATGCTGGCGCGCAATCTCGGTGGCTCCGTGGCGCCTCACCATCAGGGCATGACCGAGATCGGCTGGTACCCGCTGGTCGCAACCGAAGCCGGCAGGGCGCTGATGGACTGGCCGGCCATGGTCTACCATTTTCACCGCGAAGGTTTCGACCTGCCTACCGGCGCCGAACTGCTGGCGACGGGTGATACCTACCCCAACCAGGCCTTCCGCTATGGCGACAATGCCTGGGGCATTCAGTTCCATGGCGAACTGACCCGCGCGATGATGCACCGCTGGGTCGTGCACGGCGCGCACCGCTTCGAGATGCCCGGTGCCCAGGTGGGCAAGGCGCATCTCGATGGCCGCATGCAGCACGACGGACCACTGCGCACCTGGATGGAAAACTTCCTAGAACTGATCTTCCTGCGCGACGAGCGGCCGAAGGCAATTCCAGGAAAAGGGTGA
- a CDS encoding heme biosynthesis protein HemY produces the protein MIRILIFILIVLGLGLGFAWLADRPGELSLIWQGQLVEMSLMRAASLLISLIAAVLIAVWLVRTIWLSPHTVTRYFRARKRDRGYQALSTGLIAAGAGDANLARKMTARTRGLISADQEPLIHLLEAQTALIEGKYDDARRKFELMADDPETRELGLRGLYLEAKRLGAHEAARQYAERAAEKAPHLPWAALATLDSQSQAGQWDDALRLLDQSRAAHVVDRKEADRKKAVLLTARAITKLDGDMKAARDDALAALKLDEHLVPAALTAAKALFREDNLRKGTSILEKNWKHEPHPDVARLYVRARGGDTAVDRLKRARKLEALRPNNAVAMAAVAEAALEARELLLARTKAEAAARLDPTESVFLLLADIEEADTGDEGRIRHWMAQALRSPRDPAWTADGVTSPTWLPVSPVSGRLDAFEWQAPPHTLSATVDHDQSTADEAIRSLPPVTVEPHAHEPAPAARRSEAPVILEAEEPRPEPQPIKVTERKAPEPIADKTPVKRTAKEEAANGEHMPDPFFGRPPDDPGVRDPATGEKAPEKASFRLF, from the coding sequence ATGATCCGCATTCTGATTTTCATCCTGATCGTGCTTGGTCTCGGCCTCGGCTTCGCGTGGCTCGCGGACCGACCGGGTGAACTTTCGCTCATCTGGCAGGGGCAGCTCGTCGAGATGAGCCTGATGCGCGCCGCATCGCTGCTGATCTCGTTGATCGCGGCTGTGCTGATCGCCGTCTGGCTGGTGCGCACCATCTGGCTCTCGCCCCACACGGTCACCCGCTATTTCCGCGCCCGCAAGCGCGACCGGGGCTACCAGGCGCTTTCGACCGGCCTGATCGCCGCCGGTGCCGGCGACGCCAACCTCGCTCGCAAGATGACCGCCCGCACCCGTGGATTGATCAGCGCCGACCAGGAGCCGCTGATCCACCTGCTCGAGGCCCAGACAGCGCTCATCGAAGGCAAGTATGACGACGCGCGCCGCAAGTTCGAGCTGATGGCCGACGATCCGGAGACCCGCGAGCTCGGGCTGCGTGGCCTCTATCTCGAAGCCAAGCGTCTCGGCGCCCATGAGGCCGCCCGGCAATATGCCGAACGCGCCGCCGAGAAGGCACCGCACCTGCCCTGGGCCGCGCTCGCGACGCTCGACAGCCAGAGCCAGGCCGGGCAGTGGGACGACGCTCTGCGTCTTCTCGACCAGAGCCGTGCTGCCCATGTGGTCGACCGCAAGGAGGCGGATCGCAAGAAGGCCGTGCTTTTGACCGCCCGGGCCATCACCAAGCTCGACGGCGACATGAAGGCGGCACGCGACGATGCGCTCGCCGCGCTGAAGCTCGACGAACATCTGGTGCCGGCCGCGCTGACCGCCGCCAAGGCGTTGTTTCGCGAGGACAACCTGCGCAAGGGGACTTCGATCCTCGAGAAGAACTGGAAGCACGAGCCGCACCCGGACGTGGCGCGGCTCTATGTGCGCGCCCGTGGCGGCGACACCGCTGTCGACCGTCTGAAGCGGGCGCGCAAGCTTGAAGCCTTGAGGCCCAACAATGCCGTGGCCATGGCCGCCGTCGCCGAAGCCGCGCTCGAGGCGCGCGAACTGCTTCTGGCCCGCACCAAGGCGGAAGCTGCCGCGAGACTCGATCCGACCGAGAGCGTCTTCCTGCTGCTCGCCGATATCGAAGAGGCAGATACCGGCGACGAGGGCCGCATCCGCCACTGGATGGCGCAGGCGCTGCGTAGCCCGCGGGATCCGGCCTGGACTGCCGACGGCGTGACGTCGCCGACCTGGCTGCCGGTCTCGCCGGTCAGCGGACGGCTCGATGCGTTCGAATGGCAGGCGCCGCCGCATACGCTTTCGGCGACCGTCGACCACGACCAATCCACCGCCGATGAGGCGATCCGTAGCCTGCCGCCGGTGACGGTGGAGCCACATGCACATGAACCGGCACCCGCAGCCCGCCGCAGCGAAGCGCCCGTCATCCTCGAGGCCGAGGAGCCGCGCCCGGAACCACAGCCGATCAAGGTGACGGAGCGGAAAGCGCCCGAACCGATTGCCGACAAGACTCCGGTGAAGAGGACGGCGAAGGAAGAGGCTGCCAACGGCGAGCATATGCCTGATCCCTTCTTCGGCCGCCCGCCGGACGATCCCGGCGTGCGCGATCCAGCCACCGGCGAGAAGGCGCCGGAAAAGGCCAGTTTCCGATTGTTCTGA
- the ppa gene encoding inorganic diphosphatase — protein MRIDAISIGKNPPEDVNVIVEVPVGGHPIKYEMDKEAGTLVVDRFLYTPMTYPGNYGFVPHTLSDDGDPIDVLICNTRPLVPGCVINVRPIGVMMMEDNSGKDEKIIAVPSGHLTQRYDKVHEYTDLPEITLKQIEHFFEHYKDLEPGKWVKIFGWKDASVARQLIKEAVERAKGAK, from the coding sequence ATGCGCATCGACGCGATTTCCATCGGAAAGAATCCACCAGAAGATGTCAACGTCATCGTTGAAGTTCCGGTCGGCGGCCATCCGATCAAGTACGAGATGGACAAGGAAGCCGGCACGCTGGTCGTCGACCGTTTCCTTTACACGCCGATGACCTATCCGGGTAACTACGGCTTCGTGCCGCACACGCTGTCTGATGACGGCGACCCGATCGACGTTCTGATCTGCAACACCCGTCCGCTGGTTCCGGGCTGCGTCATCAACGTCCGCCCGATCGGCGTGATGATGATGGAAGACAACTCCGGCAAGGACGAAAAGATCATCGCCGTTCCGTCCGGCCATCTGACCCAGCGTTACGACAAGGTGCATGAATACACCGATCTACCGGAAATCACGCTCAAGCAGATCGAGCACTTCTTCGAGCACTACAAGGATCTGGAGCCCGGCAAGTGGGTGAAGATCTTCGGCTGGAAGGATGCTTCCGTCGCGCGGCAGCTGATCAAGGAAGCCGTCGAGCGCGCCAAGGGCGCCAAGTAA
- a CDS encoding alkaline phosphatase D family protein: protein MTDIFKTLSRRSFLLSAGAAGFVASSGLATPFYARGYGRPEFVHGVQSGDVDTSSGMIWTRVDRPSRVTVEYSTTESFTNPVRLADLTATPQTDCAVKCSLDGLLPDQDIFYRFTATDLYDVNRVSDPVIGCFRTAPLRKRSVRFVWSGDTAGQGWGIDDVGMKTYSTMRQHEPDFFIHSGDTIYADNPIPDEIPLRDGSLWKNRVVTHEKRDVARTLEEYRGQWKYNLLDDHVRQLNAVCPTFYQWDDHEVLNNWSASTDLRDDARYPEKDVAVYAERAARAFHEMTPIRTPATQPGRIFRKVGYGPLLDVFFVDLRSYRGANQGEDGGGTLFGWRQADWLKRELAASRAVWKVIACDMPIGLVVWDDYANRRGSDAIANGDNGVPKGRELEFADLLAFIRDNGIDNLVWLTADVHYTAAHHYDPSRAAFKEFTPFWEFVSGPLHSGTYGPKELDMTFGPEVRFIKASGGGIDSNLPPSAGLQFFGIVDINGQTQQMTVRLMDRQDQELWRVTLDPAAIA, encoded by the coding sequence TTGACCGATATCTTCAAGACGCTTTCCCGGCGTTCTTTCCTTCTGTCCGCCGGTGCCGCAGGCTTCGTGGCTTCATCGGGACTTGCGACACCCTTCTACGCCCGAGGCTATGGCCGGCCGGAGTTTGTTCACGGCGTGCAATCGGGCGATGTCGATACGTCCTCCGGCATGATCTGGACGCGGGTGGATCGGCCGTCGCGGGTGACGGTCGAGTATTCGACCACCGAGAGCTTCACCAATCCGGTTCGCCTTGCCGATCTCACGGCGACGCCGCAGACCGATTGCGCAGTGAAATGTTCGCTCGACGGACTGCTCCCGGACCAGGACATTTTCTACCGCTTCACCGCCACGGATCTCTACGACGTCAACCGTGTCTCCGATCCGGTGATCGGCTGTTTTCGCACGGCGCCTCTGCGCAAGCGCTCGGTCCGTTTCGTCTGGTCGGGCGATACGGCCGGCCAGGGCTGGGGTATCGACGATGTCGGCATGAAGACCTATTCGACCATGCGACAGCACGAACCGGATTTCTTCATCCATTCCGGCGACACGATCTACGCCGACAATCCTATTCCCGACGAGATCCCGCTGCGCGATGGCAGTCTCTGGAAGAACCGGGTGGTGACCCACGAGAAGCGCGACGTGGCGCGCACGCTCGAGGAATATCGCGGGCAATGGAAATACAATCTGCTCGACGATCACGTGCGGCAGCTGAATGCCGTCTGTCCTACCTTTTATCAATGGGACGACCATGAGGTGCTGAACAACTGGTCGGCCTCGACGGATCTTCGCGACGATGCGCGTTATCCGGAAAAGGATGTCGCCGTCTATGCGGAGCGAGCCGCCCGGGCATTCCACGAGATGACGCCGATACGGACGCCGGCAACGCAGCCCGGCCGCATCTTCCGCAAGGTCGGCTACGGCCCGCTGCTCGATGTATTCTTCGTCGACCTGCGCTCCTATCGCGGCGCCAACCAGGGCGAGGACGGCGGCGGCACGCTGTTCGGCTGGCGTCAGGCGGATTGGCTGAAGCGCGAGCTTGCCGCCTCGCGTGCGGTGTGGAAGGTGATCGCCTGCGACATGCCGATCGGGCTCGTCGTCTGGGACGATTACGCCAACCGGCGCGGCTCGGATGCGATCGCCAACGGCGACAACGGCGTGCCGAAAGGGCGCGAGCTGGAGTTCGCCGATCTGCTCGCCTTCATCCGTGACAACGGCATCGACAACCTCGTCTGGCTGACGGCGGACGTGCATTACACGGCTGCGCACCACTACGATCCGTCGCGCGCCGCCTTCAAGGAATTCACACCGTTCTGGGAGTTCGTTTCCGGCCCGCTTCATTCCGGCACCTATGGGCCGAAGGAGCTCGACATGACCTTCGGGCCTGAGGTCCGGTTCATCAAGGCCTCGGGCGGCGGCATCGACAGCAACCTGCCGCCATCGGCCGGTCTGCAGTTCTTCGGCATCGTCGATATCAACGGTCAGACGCAGCAGATGACGGTCCGATTGATGGACCGGCAAGACCAGGAACTCTGGCGCGTGACCCTCGATCCGGCCGCGATTGCATGA
- a CDS encoding YggT family protein, with protein sequence MLAVIGTLNFIINIAWFLVIASAIFSWLYAFNVINVNNQAINMIGRSLYQLTEPLYRPIRRVLPDMGGVDLSPLVVLVILYFIQLFLNTTIAQALLG encoded by the coding sequence ATGCTTGCTGTCATCGGCACCTTGAACTTCATCATCAACATCGCGTGGTTTCTGGTCATCGCGTCGGCCATCTTTTCCTGGCTCTACGCGTTCAACGTCATCAACGTGAACAACCAGGCGATCAACATGATCGGCCGTTCGCTCTACCAGCTGACGGAGCCGCTCTATCGCCCGATCCGCCGCGTCCTGCCCGACATGGGCGGCGTGGACCTGTCGCCTCTCGTCGTGCTGGTGATCCTCTATTTCATCCAGCTGTTCCTGAACACGACGATCGCACAGGCACTGCTTGGCTAA
- a CDS encoding MFS transporter: MSAVHASHRFAAFRHVGYRRYFFSRFLAYFAIQIISVAVGWQIYDLTRDPFDLGLIGLFQFLPSLVLILVTGSAADRYNRRMIMGICMVVSTLCATALLLLTVSGLFSPWPVYAILVVFGIERAFLAPASQSLAPNLVPPEDLPNAIAWNSTSWQTAMIVGPVAGGLIYALGAVVPYAVGVCFFLASALMVFAIPKPATRTQASAQSWETITAGFRYIKAEKVVLGAISLDLFAVLLGGAVALMPVFARDILDLGPWGLGLLRAAPGIGAVSMAVWLAAHPIRHRAGFYMFIGVALFGLGTVIFGLSATPWISIAALVVMGAADMISVYVREILITLWTPDELRGRVNAVNMVFIGASNELGEFRAGMMASGFGAVFAVAFGGMGTLLVSGLWALGFPQLRKIDTLDVPDHHK, translated from the coding sequence ATGTCCGCCGTTCATGCCTCGCACCGTTTTGCCGCCTTTCGGCATGTCGGCTATCGCCGCTATTTCTTCTCTCGGTTCCTCGCTTACTTCGCAATCCAGATCATTTCTGTCGCCGTCGGCTGGCAGATCTATGACCTTACGCGCGACCCTTTCGATCTCGGTCTGATCGGCCTCTTCCAGTTTCTGCCGTCTCTGGTGCTGATCCTCGTCACAGGCTCGGCCGCGGACCGCTACAACCGGCGCATGATCATGGGGATCTGCATGGTCGTCAGCACGCTCTGCGCGACGGCACTGCTGTTGCTGACGGTATCCGGACTGTTTTCGCCCTGGCCAGTCTACGCCATCCTGGTCGTCTTCGGCATCGAGCGCGCCTTCCTGGCGCCGGCGTCCCAGTCATTGGCGCCCAACCTCGTGCCGCCGGAAGACCTGCCCAACGCGATCGCCTGGAATTCGACGTCCTGGCAGACCGCGATGATCGTCGGCCCGGTCGCGGGCGGCCTGATCTACGCGCTCGGTGCTGTCGTTCCCTATGCTGTCGGCGTCTGCTTCTTCCTGGCATCCGCGCTGATGGTCTTTGCCATCCCGAAGCCGGCGACCCGTACGCAGGCCTCCGCCCAGAGCTGGGAGACGATCACCGCCGGTTTCCGCTACATCAAGGCGGAGAAGGTGGTTCTGGGCGCGATATCGCTCGATCTCTTCGCCGTACTGCTTGGCGGTGCGGTGGCGCTGATGCCGGTCTTTGCCCGCGATATTCTCGATCTGGGTCCCTGGGGTCTCGGCCTCCTGCGCGCCGCTCCCGGCATCGGTGCCGTCAGCATGGCCGTCTGGCTGGCGGCACATCCGATCCGCCATCGCGCCGGCTTCTACATGTTCATCGGTGTCGCGCTCTTTGGGCTCGGTACTGTTATCTTCGGCCTTTCGGCGACGCCGTGGATCTCGATAGCTGCGCTCGTCGTCATGGGCGCTGCCGATATGATCTCGGTCTATGTGCGCGAAATCCTGATCACCCTCTGGACGCCGGATGAGCTGCGCGGCCGCGTCAATGCCGTCAACATGGTCTTCATCGGCGCGTCGAACGAGCTCGGCGAATTCCGCGCCGGCATGATGGCGTCCGGTTTCGGCGCGGTCTTTGCGGTGGCCTTCGGCGGCATGGGCACGCTGCTCGTGTCCGGGCTCTGGGCTCTTGGTTTCCCGCAATTGCGCAAGATCGACACGCTGGACGTGCCCGACCACCACAAGTAG
- a CDS encoding TerB family tellurite resistance protein, whose protein sequence is MFERLRTFLDGLTGPATRIERGDPRVAVIALCFQVMEADGRILASERRKMRSVVKKHYKLDDASLAALIEAGETAESEAIDYYQFTAELKRHLSEEQRIELVGMLWDVVYADGERSEMEDHVIWRIADLLGVSGRDRVLQRQEAAARSDTVEDAEPQQEN, encoded by the coding sequence ATGTTTGAACGCTTACGGACGTTTCTCGACGGCCTGACCGGCCCGGCGACGCGGATAGAGCGCGGCGATCCGCGCGTGGCCGTCATCGCCCTCTGTTTCCAGGTGATGGAGGCCGACGGCCGGATCCTCGCGTCCGAACGGCGCAAAATGCGCTCGGTTGTCAAGAAGCACTACAAGCTCGATGACGCCTCCCTTGCCGCACTGATCGAAGCGGGCGAGACGGCGGAAAGCGAAGCGATCGACTACTACCAGTTTACCGCCGAACTCAAACGCCACCTCTCGGAAGAGCAGCGCATCGAACTGGTCGGAATGCTCTGGGATGTCGTCTACGCCGACGGCGAGCGCAGCGAGATGGAAGACCACGTGATCTGGCGCATCGCCGATCTGCTCGGCGTCTCCGGTCGCGACCGGGTGCTGCAGCGGCAGGAGGCTGCGGCGAGAAGCGACACCGTCGAGGACGCCGAGCCGCAACAGGAAAACTGA
- a CDS encoding DUF167 domain-containing protein produces the protein MANPAFTAHGDHVRLTVRLTPNGGRDAIDGLEAAADGEEHLKVRVSAVPEKGKANQALIVLLSKKLGLAKSKLSLLSGETQRKKILRIDGDPEDILRRLADLVGR, from the coding sequence ATGGCCAATCCGGCCTTCACCGCGCATGGCGACCACGTTCGCCTGACGGTGCGCTTGACGCCAAACGGCGGTCGCGATGCCATTGATGGCTTGGAAGCGGCCGCCGACGGAGAAGAACATCTGAAAGTGCGCGTCAGCGCAGTTCCGGAAAAAGGCAAGGCCAACCAGGCGCTGATTGTCCTTCTTTCCAAGAAGCTCGGGCTCGCAAAGAGCAAGCTTTCCCTCCTTTCAGGCGAAACGCAGCGCAAAAAAATCCTCCGGATCGATGGCGACCCGGAGGACATATTGAGGCGACTTGCGGACCTTGTCGGCCGTTAA
- the typA gene encoding translational GTPase TypA has translation MSIRNIAIIAHVDHGKTTLVDELLKQSGSFRENQRVAERVMDSNDIEKERGITILAKATSVEWNGVRINIVDTPGHADFGGEVERILSMVDGAIVLVDASEGPMPQTKFVVGKALKVGLKPIVAINKIDRPDGRHEEVINEVFDLFANLDASDEQLDFPILYGSGRDGWMNVNPEGPKDQGMAPLLDLVLKHVPEPTVADGPFRMIGTILEANPFLGRIITGRVHSGTLKPNQAVKVLGQDGKLLENGRISKILAFRGIERQPIDEAHAGDIVAIAGLTKGTVADTFCDPSVAEALTAQPIDPPTVTMSFIVNDSPLAGTEGDKVTSRVIRDRLFKEAEGNVALKIEESSEKDSFFVSGRGELQLAVLIETMRREGFELAVSRPRVVMHKDDNGQLLEPIEEVVIDVDEEHSGVVVQKMSERKAEMVELRPSGGNRVRLVFFAPTRGLIGYQSELLTDTRGTAIMNRLFHAYQPYKGEIGGRVNGVLLSNDAGESVAYAMFNLEDRGPMIIDAGEKVYAGMIIGIHTRDNDLEVNVLKGKKLTNMRAAGKDEAVRLTPPIRMTLERALSWIQDDELVEVTPKSIRLRKMHLDPNDRKRFEKARTAGAA, from the coding sequence ATGAGCATTCGTAACATCGCGATTATCGCGCACGTTGACCATGGGAAAACGACCCTTGTTGACGAGCTCCTGAAGCAGTCGGGCTCGTTCCGCGAAAACCAGCGCGTTGCCGAACGCGTCATGGACTCCAACGACATCGAAAAAGAGCGCGGCATCACCATTCTCGCCAAGGCGACTTCGGTTGAATGGAATGGCGTGCGCATCAACATCGTCGACACCCCCGGCCACGCCGACTTCGGCGGCGAAGTCGAGCGCATCCTGTCGATGGTGGATGGCGCCATCGTTCTAGTCGACGCGTCCGAAGGTCCGATGCCGCAGACCAAGTTCGTGGTCGGCAAGGCGCTGAAGGTCGGCCTGAAGCCGATCGTCGCGATCAACAAGATCGACCGTCCGGATGGTCGCCACGAAGAAGTCATCAACGAAGTCTTCGACCTCTTCGCCAACCTCGACGCCTCCGACGAGCAGCTTGACTTCCCGATCCTCTACGGCTCGGGCCGCGACGGCTGGATGAACGTCAACCCGGAAGGTCCGAAGGACCAGGGCATGGCGCCGCTGCTCGATCTCGTGCTCAAGCACGTGCCGGAGCCGACGGTCGCTGACGGTCCGTTCCGCATGATCGGCACAATTCTCGAAGCCAACCCCTTCCTCGGTCGCATCATCACCGGCCGCGTCCATTCGGGCACGTTGAAGCCGAACCAGGCCGTCAAGGTTCTGGGCCAGGATGGCAAGCTGCTCGAAAATGGCCGCATCTCGAAGATCCTCGCCTTCCGCGGCATCGAGCGTCAGCCGATCGACGAAGCGCATGCGGGCGACATCGTCGCGATCGCCGGCCTTACCAAGGGCACCGTCGCCGACACGTTCTGTGATCCGTCCGTTGCCGAAGCGCTGACCGCTCAGCCGATCGACCCGCCAACGGTCACCATGTCGTTCATCGTCAACGACAGCCCGCTTGCCGGCACCGAAGGCGACAAGGTCACGAGCCGCGTCATCCGCGACCGCCTGTTCAAGGAAGCCGAAGGCAACGTCGCGCTGAAGATCGAGGAATCCTCCGAGAAGGATTCGTTCTTCGTGTCGGGCCGTGGCGAACTGCAGCTTGCGGTTCTGATCGAAACCATGCGCCGCGAAGGCTTCGAGCTTGCCGTTTCGCGTCCGCGCGTCGTCATGCACAAGGATGACAACGGCCAGCTGCTCGAGCCGATCGAAGAAGTGGTCATCGACGTTGACGAAGAGCATTCCGGCGTCGTCGTGCAGAAGATGTCGGAGCGCAAGGCCGAAATGGTCGAGCTGCGTCCGTCCGGCGGCAACCGCGTCCGTCTGGTGTTCTTCGCCCCGACCCGTGGCCTGATCGGCTACCAGTCGGAACTTCTGACCGACACCCGCGGCACGGCGATCATGAACCGCCTGTTCCACGCCTACCAGCCCTACAAGGGCGAGATCGGTGGCCGCGTGAACGGCGTTCTGCTCTCCAACGACGCCGGCGAATCGGTTGCCTACGCGATGTTCAACCTCGAAGACCGCGGTCCGATGATCATCGACGCGGGCGAGAAGGTTTATGCCGGCATGATCATCGGCATCCACACCCGCGACAACGACCTGGAAGTGAACGTTCTCAAGGGCAAGAAGCTCACCAACATGCGCGCTGCCGGCAAGGACGAAGCCGTTCGTCTGACGCCGCCGATCCGCATGACGCTTGAGCGCGCGCTCTCCTGGATCCAGGACGACGAGCTCGTCGAAGTGACGCCGAAGTCGATCCGTCTGCGCAAGATGCATCTCGATCCGAACGATCGCAAGCGCTTCGAGAAGGCCCGCACCGCCGGCGCGGCATAA
- a CDS encoding amidase: MPHSTNAPARDRLEQILSRLNDRRHEEKAFVRLYAETARAEADAADRRRRDGASLGPLDGKIVSIKDLFDVAGEPTLAGSIIRRSAALAEKDALVVQRLREAGAVIIGKTHMTEFAFTAVGLNPHYPVPGNATDQRLIPGGSSSGAGVSAAEGTCDIAIGSDTGGSIRIPAALNGIVGFKPTASRIPLDGAFPLSPSLDSVGPLARTVTDCFFADTVMAGEQPMPLVARPIAGLRIGIPRGRLLEELSPEIADAFTASLDRLARSGAEIVDCTFDDLIQGLREATKIGSIAGLEASRVHADWLGDEAAPVDDRVKAPLRRRLVVPDAAVAALLETRRALAAAMDERISGYDLIALPTTPIAAVPIASVEADEAEYDRVEGLLLRNCQVANQFDLNAITLPMPGLTRPAGLMLMGRNGTDARVLAAALSVEALLRNG; encoded by the coding sequence GTGCCTCACTCCACCAACGCTCCCGCCCGCGACCGCCTGGAACAGATCCTGAGCCGGCTCAACGACCGCCGGCACGAAGAGAAAGCCTTCGTGCGCCTCTATGCGGAAACTGCCCGTGCGGAAGCCGATGCTGCAGACCGCCGCCGACGGGACGGCGCCAGCCTCGGTCCGCTCGACGGCAAGATCGTTTCGATCAAGGACCTCTTTGACGTCGCAGGCGAACCCACGCTTGCCGGCTCCATCATCCGCCGCAGCGCCGCGCTTGCCGAGAAAGATGCCCTCGTCGTCCAGCGGTTGCGCGAAGCCGGCGCGGTCATCATCGGCAAGACCCATATGACCGAATTCGCCTTCACGGCCGTCGGCCTCAATCCGCACTATCCGGTGCCCGGCAACGCCACCGACCAGCGCCTCATCCCCGGCGGTTCTTCTTCCGGTGCTGGGGTTTCAGCGGCCGAAGGCACCTGCGACATCGCCATCGGTTCCGACACCGGCGGCTCCATACGCATCCCCGCGGCGCTGAACGGCATCGTCGGCTTCAAGCCGACCGCCAGCCGCATTCCTCTCGATGGCGCCTTCCCGCTGTCGCCGAGCCTCGATTCGGTCGGCCCCCTCGCCCGCACCGTTACCGATTGTTTCTTTGCCGACACCGTGATGGCCGGCGAGCAACCGATGCCCCTTGTCGCGCGCCCGATTGCAGGCCTTCGCATTGGCATCCCTCGGGGAAGGCTGCTCGAAGAGCTTTCACCCGAGATCGCCGACGCCTTCACGGCAAGCCTCGACCGGCTCGCCAGATCGGGCGCCGAGATCGTCGACTGCACGTTCGACGATTTGATCCAAGGGCTCCGCGAGGCAACGAAGATCGGGTCGATCGCCGGCCTGGAAGCAAGCCGCGTTCATGCCGACTGGCTCGGCGACGAGGCAGCCCCGGTCGATGACAGGGTCAAGGCGCCGTTGCGGCGCCGTCTCGTCGTGCCGGATGCCGCCGTCGCTGCCCTGTTGGAAACACGGCGCGCGCTTGCCGCTGCAATGGACGAACGAATTTCGGGCTACGATCTCATCGCCCTCCCGACAACGCCGATCGCCGCCGTGCCGATCGCCAGCGTGGAGGCCGACGAAGCCGAATACGACCGGGTCGAAGGCCTGCTTCTGCGCAACTGTCAGGTCGCCAACCAGTTTGACCTCAACGCCATCACGTTGCCGATGCCGGGCCTCACGCGCCCGGCCGGCTTGATGCTGATGGGCAGGAATGGCACCGATGCGCGCGTGCTGGCGGCGGCTCTCTCGGTGGAGGCGCTGCTGCGGAACGGCTGA
- a CDS encoding GNAT family N-acetyltransferase produces MKTVSIEIRPGEPQEASAIADVHRVSWLQAYGGLIPHRPLVQMVNRRDETWWRKATRGPATLLVVDVAGTIAGYATLGLSRAKALPQEGEIYEIYLRPEYQGIGLGRVLFGEAKSLLRSLGCRGLVVWCLEDSEHAYQFFQGAGGTDIAEGMEDFGDKHLKKVGFAWN; encoded by the coding sequence ATGAAGACTGTTTCGATAGAGATTCGGCCAGGAGAGCCGCAGGAAGCGTCGGCAATTGCCGATGTGCACCGCGTTTCGTGGTTGCAAGCCTATGGCGGTCTCATCCCCCATCGTCCGCTCGTCCAGATGGTCAACCGCCGCGACGAGACCTGGTGGCGCAAGGCGACCCGCGGCCCTGCGACGTTGCTCGTCGTTGACGTCGCCGGAACCATTGCCGGCTATGCAACGCTCGGCCTCAGCCGCGCCAAGGCCCTGCCGCAGGAAGGCGAGATCTACGAGATCTATCTCAGGCCCGAATATCAGGGTATCGGCCTCGGGCGGGTCCTTTTCGGCGAGGCGAAGAGCCTGCTGCGTTCGCTCGGCTGCCGCGGTCTCGTCGTCTGGTGCCTCGAGGACAGCGAGCACGCCTACCAGTTCTTCCAGGGTGCGGGTGGCACGGACATTGCCGAAGGCATGGAAGATTTCGGCGACAAGCACCTGAAGAAGGTCGGCTTCGCCTGGAACTAG